A stretch of Nonomuraea africana DNA encodes these proteins:
- a CDS encoding 2-oxoacid:ferredoxin oxidoreductase subunit beta — MSETVNGVRQGLALVPKADTKQTLKDFKSDQEVRWCPGCGDYAILAAVQSFLPELGLRRENIVFVSGIGCSSRFPYYLDTYGFHSIHGRAPAIATGLAASRPDLSVWVITGDGDALSIGGNHLIHALRRNVNLNILLFNNRIYGLTKGQYSPTSEIGKITKSTPMGSLDKPFNPISLALGAEASFVARTIDSDRKHLQSVLREATAHKGTSLVEIYQNCNIFNDNAFEPLKDPEVRDDITLRLEHGQPIVSASKAVVRSANGGLYVVPLAEAGDRVLVHDAHNPDPSVAFALSRLDEPAFEHVPIGIFRQVERPSYDTLMAEQLEEAVAQKGPGDLSDLLMGGDTWRIG; from the coding sequence GTGAGTGAGACCGTGAACGGCGTGCGGCAGGGCCTGGCCCTGGTCCCGAAGGCCGACACCAAGCAGACCCTCAAGGACTTCAAGTCCGACCAGGAGGTCCGCTGGTGCCCCGGCTGCGGCGACTACGCCATCCTGGCCGCGGTGCAGAGCTTCCTGCCCGAGCTCGGCCTGCGGCGCGAGAACATCGTGTTCGTCTCGGGCATCGGCTGCTCCAGCCGGTTCCCCTACTACCTCGACACCTACGGCTTCCACTCCATCCACGGTCGCGCGCCCGCGATCGCGACGGGGCTGGCCGCCTCCAGGCCCGACCTGAGCGTGTGGGTGATCACGGGTGACGGTGACGCGCTGTCGATCGGCGGCAACCACCTGATCCACGCGCTGCGCCGCAACGTCAACCTCAACATCCTGCTCTTCAACAACAGGATCTACGGTCTGACCAAGGGCCAGTACTCCCCCACCTCCGAGATCGGCAAGATCACCAAGTCGACCCCGATGGGCTCGCTGGACAAGCCGTTCAACCCGATCTCGCTGGCGCTGGGCGCCGAGGCGTCGTTCGTGGCCCGTACGATCGACTCCGACCGCAAGCACCTGCAGTCGGTGCTGCGCGAGGCCACGGCGCACAAGGGCACGTCGCTGGTGGAGATCTACCAGAACTGCAACATCTTCAACGACAACGCCTTCGAGCCGCTGAAGGACCCGGAGGTCCGCGACGACATCACGCTGCGCCTCGAGCACGGGCAGCCGATCGTGAGCGCGTCCAAGGCCGTGGTGAGGTCGGCGAACGGCGGGCTCTACGTGGTGCCGCTGGCGGAGGCGGGCGACCGCGTGCTCGTGCACGACGCGCACAACCCCGACCCTTCGGTGGCGTTCGCGCTGTCCAGGCTGGACGAGCCGGCCTTCGAGCACGTCCCGATCGGCATCTTCCGCCAGGTCGAGCGGCCGTCCTACGACACGCTGATGGCCGAGCAACTCGAGGAGGCCGTGGCGCAGAAGGGCCCCGGCGACCTGAGCGACCTGCTGATGGGCGGCGACACCTGGCGCATCGGCTGA
- a CDS encoding 2-oxoacid:acceptor oxidoreductase subunit alpha — MTKQVQQLDRVIIRFAGDSGDGMQLTGDRFTAGTAEFGNDLSTLPNFPAEIRAPAGTLPGVSSFQLHFADHDILTPGDAPNVLVAMNPAALKANLGDLPKGADIIANTDEFTKRNLQKVGYEVSPLDDDSLSEWRVHAVPLTSLTVKALEGFDLSKKDAERSKNMFALGLLSWLYHRPTEHTISFLEQKFAKKPEIAKANIAAFQAGWNYGETTESFSVSYEVKPAKLPPGVYRNISGNQALAYGLIAASVQSKLPLFLGSYPITPASDILHELSRHKRFGIRTFQAEDEIAGVGAALGAAFGGALGVTTTSGPGVALKAETIGLAVMTELPLILVDVQRAGPSTGMPTKTEQTDLLMAMFGRNGESPVPIVAPSTPSDCFDAAIEAARIAVKYRTPVYLLSDGYLANGSEPWRLPEVGDLPDISTEFAVKTDEAFLPYKRDAETLSRPWAIPGTASLEHRIGGIEKADGSGNISYDPNNHDLMVRLRQAKIDGIDVPDLEVDDPDGDAKVLVLGWGSTYGPIAAAVRRIRKAGGKVAQTHLRHLNPLPANTGEVLKSYDKVLLPEINLGQLALLLRAKFLVDIISYNRVRGLPFKAEELAGVIQDVIDSE; from the coding sequence GTGACGAAGCAGGTTCAGCAACTCGACAGAGTGATCATCCGGTTCGCCGGCGACTCCGGCGACGGCATGCAGCTCACCGGCGACCGCTTCACGGCCGGGACGGCGGAGTTCGGCAACGATCTGTCCACGCTCCCCAACTTCCCGGCTGAGATCCGCGCGCCCGCAGGCACCCTGCCCGGCGTCTCGAGCTTCCAGCTGCACTTCGCCGACCACGACATCCTGACGCCCGGCGACGCGCCCAACGTCCTCGTCGCGATGAACCCGGCGGCGCTGAAGGCCAACCTGGGCGACCTGCCCAAGGGCGCCGACATCATCGCGAACACCGACGAGTTCACCAAGCGCAACCTGCAGAAGGTCGGCTACGAGGTCAGCCCGCTCGACGACGACTCGCTGAGCGAGTGGCGCGTGCACGCGGTGCCGCTGACGTCGCTGACGGTGAAGGCGCTCGAAGGCTTCGACCTGTCGAAGAAGGACGCCGAGCGCTCCAAGAACATGTTCGCCCTCGGGCTGCTGAGCTGGCTCTACCACCGGCCGACCGAGCACACCATCAGCTTCCTCGAGCAGAAGTTCGCCAAGAAGCCCGAGATCGCCAAGGCGAACATCGCGGCCTTCCAGGCGGGCTGGAACTACGGCGAGACGACCGAGTCCTTCTCGGTGTCGTACGAGGTCAAGCCGGCCAAGCTGCCCCCTGGCGTGTACCGCAACATCTCGGGCAACCAGGCGCTGGCCTACGGCCTGATCGCGGCGAGCGTCCAGTCGAAGCTGCCGCTCTTCCTCGGGTCGTACCCGATCACGCCGGCCTCCGACATCCTGCACGAGCTGTCGCGGCACAAGCGGTTCGGCATCCGCACCTTCCAGGCGGAGGACGAGATCGCGGGCGTCGGCGCGGCGCTCGGCGCGGCGTTCGGCGGCGCGCTGGGCGTGACCACGACGAGCGGTCCCGGTGTGGCGCTGAAGGCCGAGACGATCGGCCTGGCGGTCATGACCGAGCTGCCGCTGATCCTGGTGGACGTGCAGCGGGCGGGCCCCTCGACGGGCATGCCGACCAAGACCGAGCAGACCGACCTGCTGATGGCCATGTTCGGCCGCAACGGCGAGTCGCCGGTGCCGATCGTGGCGCCGAGCACGCCGAGCGACTGCTTCGACGCGGCGATCGAGGCCGCGCGCATCGCGGTGAAGTACCGCACGCCGGTCTACCTGCTGTCCGACGGCTACCTCGCCAACGGCTCCGAGCCGTGGCGGCTGCCCGAGGTCGGCGACCTCCCCGACATCTCCACCGAGTTCGCGGTCAAGACCGACGAGGCGTTCCTGCCGTACAAGCGCGACGCCGAGACGCTGTCCCGTCCGTGGGCCATCCCCGGTACGGCCAGCCTCGAGCACCGCATCGGCGGCATCGAGAAGGCCGACGGCTCGGGCAACATCTCCTACGACCCGAACAACCACGACCTCATGGTCAGGCTGCGCCAGGCCAAGATCGACGGCATCGACGTGCCCGACCTCGAGGTCGACGACCCCGACGGCGACGCGAAGGTGCTGGTCCTGGGCTGGGGTTCGACCTACGGGCCGATCGCCGCTGCCGTACGCAGGATCAGGAAGGCGGGCGGCAAGGTCGCCCAGACACACCTGCGCCACCTCAACCCGCTGCCGGCCAACACCGGCGAGGTGCTCAAGAGCTACGACAAGGTGCTCCTGCCCGAGATCAACCTCGGCCAGCTGGCGCTGCTGCTGCGCGCGAAGTTCCTGGTCGACATCATCAGCTACAACCGCGTGCGCGGGCTCCCGTTCAAGGCCGAGGAGCTGGCCGGAGTCATCCAGGACGTGATCGACAGTGAGTGA